The Vigna unguiculata cultivar IT97K-499-35 chromosome 6, ASM411807v1, whole genome shotgun sequence genome contains a region encoding:
- the LOC114188971 gene encoding homeobox-leucine zipper protein ATHB-12-like, with the protein MSDISEYSHSSNAGTRKKRSRSKKRFSDGQVKSLESMFETDSRLEPAKKLEVARELGLQPRQVAIWFQNKRARWKFKQVQRDYTTLRANYKTLDSQFHALNKEYQSMLIQLQDLKNRLQKPLEQTESCSTGHKAANSMESETGNGETIKREQEIKQPRMTTGKSEDIVCGIISDCDRSIKAKQYFGVEDEASLLNFVENTDGSLTTSEHWGLLESDDFMGQLTSCDYQWWDFWS; encoded by the exons TGCAGGCACGAGAAAGAAGAGGAGCAGAAGCAAAAAAAGGTTCAGCGATGGACAGGTGAAATCACTGGAATCCATGTTTGAGACAGACTCGAGACTTGAACCAGCAAAGAAATTGGAGGTGGCGAGAGAACTTGGCTTGCAACCAAGACAAGTTGCAATATGGTTTCAGAACAAGAGAGCTCGATGGAAGTTCAAGCAGGTTCAGCGAGACTACACAACACTTCGGGCCAATTATAAGACGTTGGATTCACAGTTTCATGCTCTCAACAAAGAGTACCAATCAATGTTAATACAG TTGCAGGATCTGAAAAATCGATTACAGAAGCCACTAGAACAAACTGAGAGTTGCAGTACGGGACACAAAGCAGCAAACAGCATGGAGAGTGAAACTGGAAATGGAGAAACCATCAAAAGAGAACAGGAGATAAAGCAGCCAAGGATGACAACAGGAAAATCAGAAGACATTGTTTGTGGTATTATCTCCGACTGTGACAGAAGCATAAAGGCAAAACAATACTTTGGTGTGGAAGATGAAGCTTCTCTTCTGAACTTTGTCGAGAACACTGATGGTTCTTTGACAACATCAGAACATTGGGGTTTGCTAGAATCAGATGATTTCATGGGCCAATTAACCAGCTGTGATTACCAATGGTGGGACTTCTGGTCCTGA